The Neisseria sicca genome includes a window with the following:
- a CDS encoding c-type cytochrome: MNKLLIAAMMMAALTACSQEAKQESKEAATAVASDVKDAAASAVDTVASAAQEAASKVEEAADKAASEVKEAAPAEAKPEEKPADASSAKVDGKAVFEANCKMCHGGTIPGAPVVGKNDDWAPRIKQGKETLHKHALEGFNTMPAKGGNTSLSDDEVKAAVDYMANQSGAKF, from the coding sequence ATGAACAAATTACTAATTGCTGCAATGATGATGGCTGCACTGACAGCCTGTTCTCAAGAAGCCAAGCAGGAATCTAAGGAAGCGGCTACCGCCGTTGCCTCCGATGTTAAAGACGCTGCTGCTTCTGCCGTTGATACCGTTGCTTCTGCCGCTCAAGAAGCTGCAAGCAAGGTAGAAGAGGCTGCCGACAAAGCTGCGTCAGAAGTGAAAGAAGCGGCTCCTGCTGAAGCCAAACCGGAAGAAAAACCCGCAGATGCTTCTTCTGCCAAAGTGGACGGTAAAGCCGTTTTTGAAGCCAACTGTAAAATGTGCCACGGCGGTACCATCCCAGGCGCTCCGGTCGTCGGTAAAAATGACGACTGGGCTCCGCGTATCAAACAAGGCAAAGAAACCCTGCATAAGCATGCACTCGAAGGCTTCAACACCATGCCGGCAAAAGGCGGCAATACCAGCCTGAGCGACGACGAAGTCAAAGCGGCGGTCGATTATATGGCCAACCAATCCGGTGCCAAATTCTAA
- a CDS encoding ComF family protein, which produces MDVFSWWCNAGWWNKSRCVLCHALVSACENRLYGGFCDGCAADLEEFFTDVANSCPLCFRPIQGGAVCGGCQKKPPAFERMWASLYYEPPVSSMIRALKHLADLGMSRPLAELMRRHAPDWLETEHFDFVLPVPLSKERRLYRGFNQSEELADILSEHYGWTLLPRQTVFRRHREPQSTLKSADRVRNIKNAFEINGHISKNCNILLIDDVFTTGSTLDELARTLKKSGAGKIFCWSLARPPMKK; this is translated from the coding sequence ATGGATGTTTTCTCTTGGTGGTGCAATGCGGGATGGTGGAACAAAAGCCGTTGCGTATTATGCCACGCCTTGGTTTCAGCGTGCGAAAACCGGCTGTATGGCGGGTTTTGCGACGGTTGCGCGGCGGATTTGGAAGAGTTTTTTACGGACGTGGCAAACAGTTGCCCTTTGTGTTTCCGCCCTATACAGGGCGGGGCGGTGTGCGGCGGCTGTCAGAAGAAGCCGCCGGCATTTGAGCGGATGTGGGCTTCGCTGTATTATGAGCCGCCCGTCAGCAGTATGATACGCGCGTTGAAGCATTTGGCTGACCTCGGCATGAGCCGTCCGCTGGCGGAACTGATGCGCCGCCATGCGCCCGACTGGCTGGAAACGGAGCATTTCGATTTTGTGCTGCCCGTGCCGTTGAGCAAAGAAAGGCGGCTGTATCGCGGCTTCAACCAAAGCGAGGAATTGGCGGATATTCTGTCCGAACATTACGGCTGGACACTGCTGCCGCGGCAGACGGTTTTCAGACGACATCGCGAGCCGCAAAGCACGCTGAAAAGCGCAGATAGGGTTCGCAATATAAAAAATGCTTTTGAAATCAATGGTCATATCTCGAAAAACTGTAATATTTTGTTAATCGACGATGTGTTCACCACCGGCTCGACGCTGGACGAATTGGCGCGGACGCTGAAAAAATCAGGCGCAGGCAAGATTTTTTGCTGGAGTTTGGCGCGTCCGCCAATGAAAAAATAG
- a CDS encoding zinc ribbon domain-containing protein YjdM, giving the protein MSLPPCPQCQSEYTYEDSSQYICPECAFEWTENDGETAEETLSVKDANGAVLQDGDTVVLIKDLKVKGSSMVIKQGTKVKGIRLQEGDHNIGCKIDGSAMNLKSEFVKKT; this is encoded by the coding sequence ATGTCCCTCCCACCTTGCCCACAATGCCAATCCGAATACACCTACGAAGACAGCAGCCAATACATCTGCCCCGAATGCGCGTTTGAATGGACAGAAAACGACGGCGAAACCGCCGAAGAAACCCTGAGCGTCAAAGATGCCAACGGCGCCGTGTTGCAAGACGGCGACACAGTCGTCCTGATTAAAGACCTCAAAGTCAAAGGCAGCTCCATGGTCATCAAGCAAGGAACCAAGGTGAAAGGCATACGCCTGCAAGAAGGCGACCACAATATCGGTTGCAAAATCGACGGCAGCGCGATGAATTTGAAATCAGAGTTTGTCAAAAAAACATGA
- a CDS encoding methyltransferase, translating into MNPQDKRWQIHRHLAQDTDERLQIVRNAPKRVLLVGADADISRSLLAARYPNAVFEEYDPRADFLQTAAAARKSGFWQKLTGKTVAQHCQALTAPLPEAAADMLWANLSLPRADEILPVLKNWANALKTDGLLFFTHFGRDSLTELTGRLKSAGITYETPTLIDMHDLGDMLADNGFYDPVTDTAKLELSYRKAATFQQDMETLGLWHALKFSDDRAAEAFVDKIFETEGGLTITLETVYGHAVKKLTLPEGENVVRFYPKG; encoded by the coding sequence ATGAACCCCCAAGACAAACGCTGGCAAATCCACCGCCATCTCGCCCAAGACACCGACGAGCGGCTGCAAATCGTCCGCAACGCGCCCAAGCGCGTCCTGCTGGTCGGCGCGGACGCAGACATCAGCCGCAGCCTGCTTGCCGCGCGTTATCCGAACGCGGTATTCGAAGAATACGACCCGCGCGCCGACTTCCTTCAAACCGCCGCAGCCGCGCGCAAAAGCGGTTTTTGGCAAAAGCTCACCGGCAAAACCGTCGCCCAACATTGCCAAGCCCTCACCGCCCCGCTGCCCGAAGCCGCTGCCGATATGTTGTGGGCGAACCTCAGCCTGCCCCGCGCGGACGAAATCCTGCCCGTCCTGAAAAACTGGGCAAACGCCTTGAAAACAGACGGTTTATTATTCTTCACCCATTTCGGCCGCGACAGCCTGACCGAGCTGACAGGTCGTCTGAAAAGCGCGGGGATAACGTATGAAACGCCGACCTTAATCGATATGCACGACCTCGGAGACATGCTTGCCGATAACGGTTTCTACGACCCCGTTACCGATACTGCCAAGCTCGAATTGAGCTACCGCAAAGCGGCGACGTTCCAGCAGGACATGGAAACCTTAGGTCTATGGCACGCCTTGAAATTCAGCGATGACCGCGCGGCTGAAGCCTTTGTGGATAAGATTTTTGAAACCGAAGGTGGCTTGACCATTACACTCGAAACCGTGTACGGCCATGCCGTGAAAAAATTGACGCTGCCCGAGGGG
- a CDS encoding sigma-70 family RNA polymerase sigma factor codes for MPFPELTDAELAESRKLLLRFARIQLPDRPDLAEDLVQETMLSAYRAAEGFKGDAQVGSWLFAILKNKITDCLRQIGRQREVFATPAEEMLDEIFEERFASDGHWTTDGHPQTWASPEKTLDNKEFREILQTCLYQMPENTARVFTMKEILGFSSDEIREQCGISMSNYHTIMHRARETLRQCLQIKWFGNAGHAG; via the coding sequence ATGCCCTTCCCCGAATTGACTGACGCCGAGCTTGCCGAATCCCGCAAGCTGCTCCTGCGTTTCGCCCGCATCCAGTTGCCCGACCGCCCCGATTTGGCGGAAGACCTTGTGCAGGAAACCATGCTTTCCGCCTACCGCGCTGCCGAAGGTTTTAAAGGTGATGCACAAGTGGGCAGTTGGTTGTTTGCCATTTTGAAAAACAAAATCACCGACTGCCTGCGCCAAATCGGACGGCAGCGCGAAGTATTCGCCACGCCTGCGGAAGAAATGTTGGACGAAATCTTTGAAGAACGGTTTGCATCAGACGGACATTGGACGACGGACGGCCATCCGCAAACTTGGGCCTCGCCCGAAAAAACGTTGGACAACAAAGAGTTTCGTGAAATCCTGCAAACCTGCCTCTACCAAATGCCGGAAAACACTGCCCGCGTGTTTACCATGAAAGAAATCCTCGGCTTCTCGTCCGACGAAATCCGCGAGCAATGCGGCATCAGCATGTCCAACTACCATACCATCATGCACCGCGCCCGCGAAACCCTGCGCCAATGCCTGCAAATCAAATGGTTCGGCAATGCAGGACATGCCGGTTAA
- a CDS encoding zf-HC2 domain-containing protein, producing MNKCRKTAYLLSKKQDETRLTVPERIFLGSHLLICPHCREYKKQLDLIHKAMKKIF from the coding sequence ATGAACAAATGCCGCAAAACCGCCTACCTGCTCTCCAAAAAACAGGACGAAACCCGCCTGACCGTTCCAGAACGCATTTTTCTGGGCAGCCACCTGCTGATATGCCCCCATTGCCGCGAATATAAAAAACAACTCGACCTCATCCATAAAGCCATGAAAAAGATTTTTTGA
- a CDS encoding DUF3079 domain-containing protein — MAKKFPIFPKAPERICWGCDKYCKEDDLQCGNGCERIQHPIELDGREWYKKGDWSNLLSEEQQIELGLKEAPKPAKPHIKLPLRNKTA, encoded by the coding sequence ATGGCAAAAAAATTCCCTATCTTCCCCAAAGCGCCGGAGCGCATCTGCTGGGGTTGCGACAAATATTGCAAAGAAGACGATTTGCAGTGCGGCAACGGCTGCGAGCGCATCCAACACCCCATCGAATTGGACGGGCGCGAGTGGTATAAAAAAGGCGACTGGAGCAATTTGTTGAGCGAAGAGCAGCAAATCGAACTGGGTTTGAAAGAAGCGCCCAAACCCGCCAAGCCGCATATCAAACTGCCGTTGCGGAACAAAACGGCTTAA
- the trmL gene encoding tRNA (uridine(34)/cytosine(34)/5-carboxymethylaminomethyluridine(34)-2'-O)-methyltransferase TrmL: MFTIVLYQPEIPPNTGNIIRLCANTGADLHLVKPLGFPLDSAKMKRAGLDYHEFAKLMVHENFEDCLKALEGRRIFALTTKGKTRPDEVSFVEGDVFLFGPETRGLPAEILDTLPEGQKLRLPMKPGSRSMNLSNTVAVILFEAWRQNGYAGGV; the protein is encoded by the coding sequence ATGTTTACCATAGTTTTGTACCAACCCGAAATCCCGCCCAATACGGGCAATATCATCCGATTATGCGCCAACACCGGAGCAGATTTGCATCTGGTCAAGCCGCTCGGTTTTCCGCTGGATTCGGCAAAAATGAAACGCGCAGGTTTGGATTATCACGAGTTTGCAAAACTGATGGTACACGAGAATTTCGAAGATTGTCTCAAAGCCTTGGAAGGCCGCCGCATTTTTGCGCTGACCACTAAAGGCAAAACCCGTCCCGACGAAGTTTCTTTTGTTGAGGGCGATGTTTTTTTGTTCGGTCCCGAGACACGAGGCCTGCCCGCCGAAATCCTCGACACCCTGCCCGAAGGGCAAAAGCTGCGTCTGCCCATGAAGCCCGGCAGCCGGAGCATGAATCTTTCCAACACCGTCGCCGTGATTCTGTTTGAAGCATGGCGGCAAAACGGTTACGCAGGCGGTGTATAA
- a CDS encoding septal ring lytic transglycosylase RlpA family protein yields the protein MILSKTTLFSTLTAVAISILSIHSASADSIVRAEKLSSSANRSYKVAGKRYTPMTKVSNFSQTGNASWYGSQFHGRKTSSGERYNMNALTAAHKTLPIPSYARVTNTKNGKSVIVRVNDRGPFHGNRVIDVSKAAAQQLGFINQGTAHVKVEQIVPGQSAQAYNGQDIFVDLKSFGTEREAQAYMNQAAVNLSYGKMNPKVSMEKRDYEYVVKMGPFTSQERAAEAEAKARGLIQAASLSL from the coding sequence TTGATTTTATCTAAAACCACCCTTTTCTCCACCCTGACTGCCGTTGCAATCAGCATCCTTTCCATTCATTCCGCCTCTGCCGACTCCATCGTCCGCGCCGAGAAGCTGAGCTCCTCAGCCAACCGCAGCTACAAAGTCGCCGGCAAACGCTACACGCCGATGACCAAAGTATCCAACTTCAGTCAAACCGGCAACGCCTCATGGTACGGCAGCCAATTCCACGGCCGTAAAACTTCCAGTGGCGAGCGTTACAACATGAACGCCCTGACCGCCGCCCACAAAACCCTCCCCATTCCCAGCTACGCCCGTGTGACCAACACCAAAAACGGTAAAAGCGTCATCGTCCGCGTCAATGACCGCGGTCCTTTCCACGGCAACCGCGTAATCGACGTTTCCAAAGCCGCCGCCCAACAATTAGGTTTCATCAACCAAGGCACGGCACACGTCAAAGTCGAGCAAATCGTTCCGGGTCAAAGCGCACAAGCCTACAACGGTCAAGACATTTTTGTCGATTTGAAATCCTTCGGTACCGAGCGTGAAGCGCAAGCCTATATGAACCAAGCTGCGGTAAACCTTTCTTACGGCAAAATGAATCCGAAAGTTTCCATGGAGAAACGCGACTACGAATACGTCGTCAAAATGGGTCCCTTCACCTCGCAAGAGCGTGCCGCCGAAGCCGAAGCCAAAGCACGCGGTCTGATTCAGGCAGCTTCGCTGTCCCTCTAA
- the bioH gene encoding pimeloyl-ACP methyl ester esterase BioH yields MPHSAKKVYLIHGWAANRHVFDDLIPRLPADWDIHALDLPGHGDAPFAENFNIAAIAEAFAEEIDTPAHILGWSLGGLVALHLAARRPDKVRSLCLTASFARLTADADYPEGLSNSALSKMVGAFRQDYAKHIKQFLQLQLLHTPNAAEIIGNILPDLSRHGAPPALQAALDAVNQADARPLLSSIQAPSLLVFGQKDAITPPRMGEYLNRHLADSELVLMEKAAHAPFLSHADEFAERYRGFVEKVV; encoded by the coding sequence ATGCCGCACTCCGCCAAAAAAGTTTATCTGATACACGGCTGGGCAGCGAACCGCCACGTCTTCGACGACCTCATCCCGCGCCTGCCTGCCGATTGGGACATCCACGCTCTCGACCTGCCCGGACACGGCGACGCACCCTTTGCCGAAAACTTCAACATCGCCGCGATTGCCGAAGCCTTCGCCGAAGAAATCGATACACCGGCACACATCCTCGGCTGGTCGCTCGGCGGCTTGGTCGCGCTCCATCTCGCCGCACGCCGTCCCGACAAAGTCCGTTCGCTCTGCCTGACCGCAAGTTTCGCCCGCCTGACTGCCGACGCGGACTACCCCGAAGGGCTGTCCAATTCCGCTTTGAGCAAGATGGTCGGCGCGTTTCGGCAGGATTATGCCAAACATATCAAACAGTTTCTACAATTACAGTTGCTGCATACACCAAACGCCGCCGAAATCATCGGCAACATCCTGCCCGATCTCTCCCGCCACGGCGCACCGCCCGCCCTGCAAGCTGCGCTGGACGCCGTCAACCAAGCCGATGCCCGCCCCCTGCTTTCAAGCATCCAAGCCCCGTCGCTTTTAGTGTTCGGACAAAAAGACGCCATCACCCCGCCGCGTATGGGCGAATACCTCAACCGCCATCTGGCGGACAGCGAATTGGTCTTGATGGAAAAAGCGGCACACGCCCCGTTTTTAAGCCACGCAGATGAATTTGCCGAACGCTACCGCGGCTTTGTCGAAAAGGTCGTCTGA